A window of Glycine soja cultivar W05 chromosome 2, ASM419377v2, whole genome shotgun sequence genomic DNA:
TTTTCCTTCCCTTTCACTGATCCAAATCTCAGAAGATCAATAAGAAGTGGCACCAATGCTCTACTGTTCCTTATCTCTTCTAGCCCCTCAGAGCAACCTAGGAGCAAAGCAAGAACAGCAAGAGCATCATCTGTTATGCCAGCCTTGTCATCCATAAGCAACTCAACCAGCACAGGAACTGCCTCAGCCTTAACAACACTTACCTTGTTAGGATTGTAAACTGCAAGATTGAACAGTGCACTTGCAGCATCTCTTTTCCCTATTGGAGTTCCTTCTTTCAAGAGTTCGACTAAGGCAGGTATTGCCCTTGGCCTTCCTCCAATTTGCACTTTGCACTCATCCACCATAGACAAACTATATATTGATGCTGCTGCATTCTCCCTTGCCTCCATGGTCTTCCCTGATTCAAGTACTTCCACTATGCTGTCAACTGCTCCTGCTGCCATGATCAAAATCTTGTTGTTGTCGAATATGGAGAGGTTGAACAAGGCTGTCACTGCATGCTCTtggattcttgaatcttgagatcCTAGGAGTGTTACAAGAAAGGGAATAGCCCCTACCTCGGCTATGACGCTTCGGTTAACCATGCCAGTTTTTGTGAGTAACCGAAGCTCATATGCAGCTTGCCTTTGGATGTCAGCAGAACCAGTTGCCAATTTTCCAACTAGAAATTCTGCTGTCATTTTGACAGCATCCGCAGCGGCTTTGTTTGCAGAAATATGGTCTACAGCATCTTCCTTCAACTTCTTGCTGCTGTTCTTGTTTCCTTCGGTGGTAGGCTCATCCACTGGAACATTGTTGTCATGGCACCATTGCTGAACAAGGCTCTTCAATGCATAGTTTGGTATGAGAGCCGTGTGAATTAGCCTTTGCCCACTTTTGGGGCATGTGTGATGACCAGAGTTTATCCATTGTGCAATTGAGATTCTATCATAAGAGTGCCCTGATGACACAATCACCGGGTCCCTCATTAAGTCAAGTGAAATTGGACAACGAAATTCATCAGGAACATTAGGTGTCATGGACTGAGAGGATGAAGAACTATCATATACTTTGTTATACAAAAATGAAGATAGTGGCTTACAATCTTCTTTTGTATCACTCTCTCCTTCTTTGAATATCATGGATTTGGAATAGCACATCAGAGATATGAGATTGTTTATATTGGAGACAACAATTAATCCTCCTGTGCCAGCTTGGTTCTGAGCTTCAGCCTCTAACTTGGATATTTCCTCTTCATAATCTGATGGAGTTCTCAAACCAATGCTACTTAATATCTCTTCCACTTTGCCAAAGTCAACGAgccccttcttcttcttgttttgtAAACTGTTGTTGGCCATTACTTGTATAAGCTGTTCTCTTCGGTGAAGCTCTCTAGGATCAATGAGTAACTCAGCCCTCTTTGCTTGCTTGTGAAGAAGCTCCACTTGTTCCTTAATATCTGAGGTTACATTAAGCAAACTCAAGGAAAGGATATCAAGGGCCCTTCCCATCTCCTTAACAAGCACATAAAATTGGTTGGATATGAACTCTAACTGTATGAGACTCCAAAGAGAACTTCCATCCTTGCAATCTTGGATCAAAACTTTGACTCTTCTTATCACAGAGAAGAGTTCTGTGAGACACAGGATCGAGGAAGGAGGGAGTGGAGTATCCGTTTCTTGAATCTCTTCAAACAAAGAAGAGAGAAGTTTGATCCTCCTTATCATGGTTGAAACGTTTCTTGTGTGTACCAAGGGAAACTTCTCCATTGAGCCAACTTCATTGCACACATGAATCAGAGAATCTAGCAAAGTCCCTGATGGTAACAAGCCTGGGGAGACCATCATCGCGGATAGAACATTATTCATTTTGGTTCTTACCTTAGTAGGAGGATGTTTCTGTTCATTCTTATGGTTTGCAAAATTTGCTCTCTACAAGGAATTGGATTATTCTGAGAGCTTCTATAAGGCTATTTCttacattaaaataattgtcaaagaggttatatgtttaattaaatGCATGGTACTTTTGTCTCTTTCTATTTGTGCAGTTAGTGCTAAAGACAAGAAGAAAAGTATTGAAGAGAGTTGAGTATTTCTTGGGGTGCTGCCATTTGGAGGATTTTCCTGGCTTGCAAGATTAGTTGGTATTCCCCAGCtagttttttattcaaatttgaatACTTTCagccatttttttattcaagcaagaatattttttttgttaatgagCCTTGTCAAACATAGTTTTCAGCTGCTTGGTATATCCCACCTTTGAAAATCTTTAAGCTTGGCTGATGAGATCttcaaatgaatatttttcaGTGCAACTtgttatttgatatatatagaATCCAACAGCATCCCCAACCAGATTCATAACATTCATTTTCTTGATCTGTCGTTTCAGGAAAATTAGGCATTATATGTAAAGTATGTGACTCCTGAAAACCTCAATGGCTGAATCTAAATCATCGTGCCATCCACTCACTATTTCTAATGTCACATTTGTCGTCTCTGCCGCAGGATCTAATATTGCAGCCCCTATAATATGTTTCAACTTTCATGCTTCAATTCAATTGGCGTTCCTCTTTTTGCATCATATATTAAATGCCAAAAAACATGGTAATTAACCATTTTAGATTTGGATCATGGACATTACACGACAAAGTAGCTGTAGAATTCCATGTAAAGTAAGTACCAACAACCATAAAAGAAAATCCTAGATTGGTCGTGAGATCAAATAAGTCAGATCAACATAGAAGTGGCTCTACTAACCACTATAACGTAATCTGGAACTTTGAAAGATTAAAAGGCCTCCTTCACTGTAGCaaaatttgcatgtttttggCCGGTTCCTATGCTATGTAGGTCAACCTTTTTGCCTATAATTCTTATAATCATAATCATTAATTGTCACAAACAAATGAAGCTAATGTTCTCTGCTACATAATTATGTTTGTGCCTGTGACAAAGAGAGATGAACTTTATTTTAGGCACCTAAGATCACTTCACTTACCAATTTTTTAAGTATGCTCGTCTACATGACCTGGAGAACAATTTCAATTAAGGTTCAGTGTAACCCTTtagactaaaaaaatagtagAATCTTCCTTCTTGAAGTACTATATCATTGAAACTAATCAATTTATCATTGAAACTAATCTTCCgtctactatatatatataatgcatcTTGTTGTAATATTATAGGGGATGACCTATTGAACATTATTCAATTGCACTCGTTGAATGTGCTGTACAATATACGCGGTTATGCTACTGTAATTAAGCATTGTATGGATTTGGACAAATGGCTTATTTGTAcagtttaattaaataatgaaaactTTGAAACTAATCAATTTGTTGTAGGGCAATATTCTTTTAACACTAAGGTTTAAATAAAATctgttcaaatttaattaaattttttgtttatatcacTTTTACAATATTAcgtatcaattaaaaataaataagataagtaaCAAATGTAAATCAAATCTTATTTTGAAACATGTGTAACGGTAAGAGTCAAGTATAcagtttaataaaataatgaaaacttGAAACCAATCAGTAGGGCAATATCCTTTTACCACTAAGGTTTAAATAAATGTTTCTCCTATAaatattgaaaagtttgatatttgttcttataaaaattttgataaatttttggtTCTCTTAAAATTgacatgttttattttatttttttctccgaATCTAGATTTGGAGGAGGAAtccaaacttaaaaaattagacATGTAAAACTatgtttcctctttttcttttctagatTCTCTCCTTCAACTCCCTCGGGAACCGCATCCACCAAAtccttttctccttctccatcgCACTCTCAGCCCTGTGCCTCCTCTTATCAAAATAACTCATCCTCCTCCACCACACCTGTGCCACCTTCGTTACAATCTTCCAAATCCCCGTCCTTGGCTACGCCATCGCTAGAAAACCCTAAATACCCTCCATGCTTCCTCGGCCTAGATGACCTCGATTCCTTCGCCTACCACGTCTTGTTAGACACCCTTGTCCGGAAAACTACCTCATTGCATTTgaccaaattaattatattcaatttaatttatattctttcTACAATGTTATgtattaattaagaataaataagGTGAGTTATAAATGTGACCAAATTAATTGGATAGGTGATTGACCTATAACTTACctttcaatatataaaataatagaaacttgaaattaattaatttgttgtatggaaatatcattttaataataagGTTTATAAAATCTGttcaaatttaattcaatttttttaatcctttctACAATattacatatcaattaaaaataaacaaggtAAGTAATAAATGTGACCAAATTAAtctattcaagttatatattttaaaatctatatttttattatttgagcaCACGCTCCTAATGTCAATTTTCAGTAAAtttgattataataaaaatgaaaagaaattgatcATGGATGCATGGATTTTAATTAATGCAAAAACAATTATTGTATTACCAGAGATCGTGTAGTGCTCGGGTAATAAGCCAAAttcttcaataaataaaatcaaattttctaaggattaataaaatcaaattcttCATTCATTGGGAGACCGAACAATGATTGGATTTCAGAGCGATTTGTAGTTtccctaaaataaataaaaacaatagaatttgtaattaaaaacaaacaaaattattcaataatattCTTTATGCGATCTACGTGAAAAATTTGTATACCTTTGTAGGATACTTCTCAGTTCTTTATAAAATTCGTTGTCTATGATGATGGAAGAACTCCGAAAAATGATGAGTTTGATTAACCGTTCAATCCTATAatacaatgaaaaaataaatataataactaattacAACATCATAAATGCATAATCTATTACTGTGGTGATCATTGGAAACTGCATCATTGATTTTGctaccaattaaaaataatacttagAATTATGTTTGAGAAACAAAACTCAGTTTTTTTTAGTATACATCGACAAATAACCTTGTTGTCAACTAAAGTCATTATTGTGAGATCATATTTGTCCTTTCGATCACTTTATAACTTTTGAAACTGACCTTCCtagagaagaaaacaaactttataaggttaaatgttttaaaaaaaaaactatgcaaatagaaaaataacattGAAATTTAGAGGAATACCAATGCCATGCATGTTCAGGGTCTTTTATACAAATTGTCAATTATCATTATTCGACAAGGATCATGAAGAAGAAACGTCAATTGTCTATTGTCATGTATGTTGTTGATCTCAAATTAATCCaatatcaatatttaattaCGTGTCCAAATtccttaaatatttaattaatcaaatatgataaaatatatttttttttctttttttttagtctcgtacatatttctttcatttagTTACATACATcaatatatatcaatatataataagatatactatgaactaaaaatatattttctttttagccGATTCTATTTTAAGCAAAATCGGATCAGATGGCAAATATTAACATCTCTTTTGCgtatacaaatatttattatattatatcctGGAATAGTTTTATTGAAGAACAAGAGAGGGATCCTCTAGCACGGGCAACTTTGGCAAGGATCGTCTCGCCCTTTACAGCGACCTTTCCCCTAATCCTGGCTCACTTCGGTTGTGGCATTATCAACAAGGGACTTTTTGGTCACACTGCAGCCATTTTCGATCTCCTTTGTGTCTCAAACCTCGTCACAGTACATGGAAACCTTTTCCTATTAATTGCATCCCCAACATTGACAACATCATCTTTGGCCCCGACCCTGATGCTCCAATACACCCCTTTAGTCATCCCTCAAGGTGGCATCACCATCGATGGTGATATACTCCCTGGCCTTCACTTTAACGAAATCAACCATGCATGGCGGCTTCATCATTAATAAAAGTGAAAGGAGGCCATTCgtcaaattgaataaaaaattaagtaatgaATCACTGCTGTATTTGCTGCAATAATCACTAAAGTGAAACACATGATCCCAAAACAAGTATTGATGTACCTCCTAAATCTAAAACCCTCTTTGTGTTGCACATAAATTACACAAATCATTCGATCCCCGAATACTCATAAAATGAGGTAGTTCatcaatttgaataaaaaaatccagTAATGCAATTCTACAAATTTAGTTATGATTGAGAGAAGGATATTGAAGTTGTATTCAATGAATTAACTATAACCATTCATCCTTTATTTGACTAATATAAATATCAATCCATGGAAATTTAGTTTTTTGTGCTTGATGGTATTCTTATATATGCTGGGGCTATGTATCGCATTTTGCTTCTCAATAGTGCGGTCTAATGTGTTTATGTTTTATCTTCCTAAGTAGTAGTAATTGACAATAGTTAATGGCTGCTTCAAGTCTAATTTTCTGCAATCATGGGGTGGGAAGGAGGTTGAAATCGGGAACAAGGGAGGTGGACCGTGGACGGAAGTTAAGGTAACTGCCGCAGAGTCCTTTCCATGAGTGTAGGAACCTGAATGGGAAACCTAGGAGGAGCAGCAGTCACGTGTAAtacttttattcaaattaatggCTGAGAATTAGTGTAATACTTTTAATATTACCTAATTATAATTTCATTCCttctcatatataatatataataataaattaaataattaaatataatttaaaatattgtatttagttattttatatataattatcagaaatgtagatttatattttattattatttttaattacatgaacgatatatattaatataattgacatgaattaaaaatattatccttccttttttatcgtaagttttaattttaaaaaaattgagatatcCTTTTACCATAACATGACACATGTTGACAAACATGTACAGCCTGACAAATACAGTTGATAAGAATTGATTTATttgcatttaatttaaaaataaacttagaagttttaattttgaaaaaaaaattgagatatcCTTTTACCATAACATGACACATGTTGACAAACATGTACAGCCTGACAAATACAGTTGATAAGAATTGATTTATttgcatttaatttaaaaataaacttagaagttttaattttgaaaaaaaaattgagatatcCTTTTACCATAACATGACACATGTTGACAAACATGTACAGCCTGACAAATACAGTTGATAAGAATTGATTTATTtgcatttaatatatatatatatatatatatatatatatatatatatatatatatattactaatcaattaaaaaggttcaattatatatttttgaataatcaattagatttatattgttagtttttttaacaaaattatattgatagtttatatttttaaaagaaaaaataataatagtttatatatttaacaatggaaataattataatggtaatcaatcaattaacatatatttttatctaaaatgaTTGATTTAAAATGTAAGAACGAAAGTTAATTTTCATCAAATCTTAAAggatttaaaatatattctatccaaaataaatatcagctgcaaataaagagaaaattgaaaattgtatgtagattgataatataaaataaaattaactaaatttgTAATTGagtaaagtaattaaatttgtCTTATGTggattgataatttaaaaagaaatgaactattaattaaaaaatgtaataattattatttgttgttctgaattacttttgaatttttaattaaataatattattgtttagaatcacatatattattttgaattattttccattcttattatttatattaatagcttatgtctttaaaaatggaaataagaatattaaaatagatTGAATGTtaacaacaaattattttttacaatataataaataatattgaagaaaatgaatttgagttatttgttattctaatattattcatatttatattgatagtttgtatctttaa
This region includes:
- the LOC114399777 gene encoding U-box domain-containing protein 1-like, with protein sequence MNNVLSAMMVSPGLLPSGTLLDSLIHVCNEVGSMEKFPLVHTRNVSTMIRRIKLLSSLFEEIQETDTPLPPSSILCLTELFSVIRRVKVLIQDCKDGSSLWSLIQLEFISNQFYVLVKEMGRALDILSLSLLNVTSDIKEQVELLHKQAKRAELLIDPRELHRREQLIQVMANNSLQNKKKKGLVDFGKVEEILSSIGLRTPSDYEEEISKLEAEAQNQAGTGGLIVVSNINNLISLMCYSKSMIFKEGESDTKEDCKPLSSFLYNKVYDSSSSSQSMTPNVPDEFRCPISLDLMRDPVIVSSGHSYDRISIAQWINSGHHTCPKSGQRLIHTALIPNYALKSLVQQWCHDNNVPVDEPTTEGNKNSSKKLKEDAVDHISANKAAADAVKMTAEFLVGKLATGSADIQRQAAYELRLLTKTGMVNRSVIAEVGAIPFLVTLLGSQDSRIQEHAVTALFNLSIFDNNKILIMAAGAVDSIVEVLESGKTMEARENAAASIYSLSMVDECKVQIGGRPRAIPALVELLKEGTPIGKRDAASALFNLAVYNPNKVSVVKAEAVPVLVELLMDDKAGITDDALAVLALLLGCSEGLEEIRNSRALVPLLIDLLRFGSVKGKENSITLLLGLCKQEGEVVARRLLANPRSIPSLQSLAADGSLRARRKADAVLRFLNRCCSQPHHCV